The following proteins come from a genomic window of Sardina pilchardus chromosome 1, fSarPil1.1, whole genome shotgun sequence:
- the LOC134078937 gene encoding galectin-2-like, whose translation MGFAINIGHSWDSVALHFNPRFDEQTIVCNSYEEGSWQSEQRESSLPFRVQEEFKVTMEFNDKEFHIKLPSGQKIQFPNRFGDKEFKNVHVTGDVKIKDIKTIEEIHHMRQT comes from the exons ATGGG gtTTGCCATTAACATCGGCCACAGCTGGGACAGTGTGGCTCTGCACTTCAACCCGCGCTTTGACGAACAGACCATCGTGTGCAACTCCTACGAGGAAGGCTCCTGGCAGAGTGAGCAGAGGGAAAGTTCTCTCCCCTTCCGTGTCCAAGAGGAGTTCAAG GTCACTATGGAATTCAATGACAAGGAGTTCCATATCAAGCTTCCAAGTGGCCAAAAGATACAATTCCCTAACCGCTTTGGTGATAAGGAGTTCAAGAACGTCCATGTCACTGGAGATGTCAAGATTAAAGACATCAAGACCATTGAGGAGATCCACCACATGCGCCAAACATAG